One Lacunisphaera limnophila DNA window includes the following coding sequences:
- a CDS encoding CPBP family intramembrane glutamic endopeptidase, translating into MHNDQYPAKRNPSAAIGLMLYLGYLAIFFTIWSVNGVDYLRIGENAETTRLWYALPTLGGGLFLIVAISLLGWWHRVLFDPVRVGPKWAWILPAAVAVIIIHNFLGVRAEGLSAALLLWSTLGGIGVGFGEEMITRGSLIVGLRSRYSEGRVWLISSLLFSALHVPNVIYGLPATAMPIQVVLTFIMGSGFYVMRRLSGTLILPMVLHGLWDSSLFLNVATGVEPSVTQFAVYPLALVCLIAVLTRNRPAQ; encoded by the coding sequence ATGCATAACGATCAGTACCCAGCGAAACGAAATCCCTCGGCCGCCATCGGGCTCATGCTCTACCTGGGTTACCTGGCAATTTTCTTCACGATCTGGAGCGTCAACGGAGTCGATTACCTGCGCATCGGCGAAAATGCCGAGACCACCCGGTTGTGGTATGCGCTGCCCACCCTCGGCGGCGGGTTGTTCCTCATCGTCGCGATCAGCCTGCTGGGCTGGTGGCACCGGGTGCTCTTTGACCCCGTGAGGGTCGGGCCCAAATGGGCGTGGATCCTGCCCGCGGCGGTCGCCGTGATCATCATCCATAATTTCCTGGGGGTGCGGGCGGAGGGCCTTTCCGCGGCCCTGCTGCTCTGGTCTACGCTCGGCGGCATCGGAGTCGGGTTTGGCGAGGAGATGATCACGCGGGGCAGCCTGATCGTCGGTTTGCGCAGCCGCTACAGCGAAGGCCGTGTCTGGCTGATCAGCAGCCTGCTATTTTCAGCCCTGCATGTCCCCAACGTGATCTACGGGCTGCCCGCCACGGCCATGCCCATCCAGGTGGTTTTGACGTTTATCATGGGCAGCGGCTTTTATGTGATGCGCCGCCTGTCGGGCACCCTGATCCTGCCGATGGTCCTGCATGGACTGTGGGACAGTTCGCTGTTCCTGAATGTCGCCACCGGCGTCGAGCCCTCGGTCACGCAGTTTGCCGTGTACCCTTTGGCCTTGGTCTGCCTGATCGCGGTGCTCACCCGAAACCGGCCCGCCCAGTGA
- the bamA gene encoding outer membrane protein assembly factor BamA, translated as MKTSPRNLLNRALFACLILAAGTPVLHAQLGPAPAQPAAEPAPSRVGTITIKFVGMATVSEQIVRANMVLREDTELDEALIDRDIRSLYRTGVFEFIEVKREESAGNIVNFVFELTPKFRVLDIQYDGNKAIKSRRLAKEIKTVANGPLDERQIKADSQKIYEYYQKRGFNQAQVSYTIDRNRTTGFSTVTFKIREGARVKIGAVNFVGNDSIKARRLRKEMETKKWTMISWLLGNGRLKDDEFDEDLIKLRDYYQEEGFLDVEIAEDKITFDYPKPDKLVITIRVNEGRQYRVGEISFTGEKLFPEQMLGFIPRQRKGMVFKPSLLDKDSESIEDFYGRAGYLPPDTRVRLVRKPNLETGNIDVEYQITEGEKIQVESIKIEGNTKTKSIVILRELVLGPGDVFDSVRLKISKLRLENTRFFEDPVNVTDESTNIPGRRTLKISVQEARTGNLTFGAGFSSLEKAVVFAEVTQSNFDIFNRRSFFQGDGQKFRLRFQIGSQSSELIMAFEEPYFLERQLATGFQVYRTTSDYNSSYYEEIRTGGEVYARKRLFNWLESRLSYTYEVIDVANVDPTAPIQFRLYEGKTNTSRLGLILNQDTRDRIVSTTRGHYTALNLDLAGGPMGGDNHYYRVEFRGSKFFPVAEFQEQVLAVIGRTGVVESFGDSDKPQFRTIKDSTGQDVTFGPFVPGVPFYDRYFLGGPNDLRGFEFRDVGPKDAIGEPLGGKTYGFFSLEYSFDLVKPVRMAFFYDAGFINTDAYDFSPVGYNDNFGVGIMLFVAGAPLRLDFGIPLTTDRFNNQGNQFNFSFGTRF; from the coding sequence TTGAAAACTTCACCCCGTAACCTGCTCAACCGGGCTCTTTTTGCCTGCCTTATCCTCGCCGCCGGCACCCCCGTTCTGCACGCGCAGCTCGGGCCTGCCCCCGCCCAGCCCGCGGCTGAGCCCGCGCCCAGCCGCGTTGGCACCATCACCATCAAGTTCGTCGGCATGGCCACCGTCAGCGAGCAGATCGTGCGCGCCAACATGGTCCTGCGCGAGGATACCGAGCTCGACGAGGCCCTGATCGACCGCGACATCCGCTCTCTCTACCGCACCGGCGTCTTCGAGTTCATCGAGGTCAAGCGCGAGGAGTCGGCGGGCAATATCGTCAATTTCGTCTTCGAGCTCACCCCCAAGTTCCGGGTCCTCGACATCCAGTACGACGGCAACAAGGCCATCAAGTCCCGCCGACTCGCCAAGGAGATCAAGACCGTCGCCAACGGCCCCCTCGACGAGCGCCAGATCAAGGCGGACAGCCAGAAAATCTACGAGTACTACCAGAAGCGCGGCTTCAACCAGGCTCAGGTCAGCTACACCATCGACCGTAACCGCACCACCGGCTTCAGCACCGTCACCTTCAAGATTCGCGAGGGCGCTCGCGTCAAGATCGGCGCCGTCAACTTCGTCGGCAACGACTCCATCAAGGCCCGCCGTCTCCGCAAGGAGATGGAAACCAAGAAATGGACCATGATCTCCTGGCTCCTCGGCAACGGCCGCCTCAAGGACGACGAGTTCGACGAGGATCTCATCAAGCTGCGCGACTACTACCAGGAGGAGGGCTTCCTCGACGTCGAGATCGCCGAGGACAAGATCACCTTCGACTACCCGAAACCCGACAAGCTCGTCATCACCATCCGCGTGAACGAGGGCCGCCAGTACCGCGTCGGCGAGATTTCCTTCACCGGCGAGAAACTCTTCCCGGAGCAGATGCTCGGCTTCATCCCCCGCCAGCGCAAGGGCATGGTCTTCAAGCCCTCTCTCCTCGACAAGGACTCCGAGTCGATCGAGGACTTCTACGGCCGCGCCGGCTACCTGCCCCCCGACACCCGCGTCCGTCTCGTCCGCAAGCCCAACCTCGAGACCGGCAACATCGACGTCGAGTACCAGATCACCGAGGGCGAGAAGATCCAGGTCGAGTCCATCAAGATCGAGGGCAACACCAAGACCAAGAGCATCGTCATCCTCCGCGAGCTCGTGCTCGGGCCCGGCGATGTGTTCGACAGCGTCCGCTTGAAGATCAGCAAGCTCCGCCTCGAGAACACCCGCTTCTTCGAGGACCCGGTCAACGTCACCGACGAGTCCACCAACATCCCCGGCCGCCGCACCCTCAAGATCTCCGTCCAGGAGGCCCGCACCGGCAACCTCACCTTCGGCGCCGGCTTCAGCTCGCTGGAGAAGGCCGTCGTGTTCGCCGAGGTCACCCAGTCCAACTTCGACATCTTCAACCGCCGCTCCTTCTTCCAGGGCGACGGCCAGAAGTTCCGCCTCCGCTTCCAGATCGGCTCCCAGTCCAGCGAGCTGATCATGGCCTTCGAGGAACCGTACTTCCTCGAGCGCCAGCTCGCCACCGGCTTCCAAGTCTACCGCACGACCTCCGACTACAACAGCTCCTACTACGAGGAAATCCGCACCGGCGGCGAGGTCTACGCCCGCAAGCGCCTCTTCAACTGGCTCGAATCCCGCCTCTCCTACACCTATGAGGTCATCGACGTCGCCAACGTCGATCCCACCGCCCCCATCCAGTTCCGCCTCTACGAGGGCAAGACCAACACCTCCCGCCTCGGCCTGATCCTCAACCAGGACACCCGCGACCGCATCGTCAGCACGACCCGCGGCCACTACACCGCCCTCAACCTCGACCTGGCCGGCGGTCCGATGGGCGGCGACAACCATTATTACCGCGTCGAGTTCCGCGGCTCGAAGTTCTTCCCTGTCGCCGAGTTCCAGGAACAGGTGCTCGCCGTCATCGGCCGCACCGGCGTGGTCGAGAGCTTCGGCGACAGCGACAAGCCCCAGTTCCGCACCATCAAGGACAGCACCGGCCAGGATGTCACCTTCGGCCCGTTCGTCCCCGGCGTGCCGTTCTACGACCGCTACTTCCTCGGCGGCCCCAACGATTTGCGCGGCTTCGAGTTCCGTGATGTCGGCCCCAAGGACGCCATCGGCGAGCCCCTCGGCGGCAAGACCTACGGCTTCTTCAGCCTCGAGTACTCCTTCGACCTCGTGAAGCCCGTCCGCATGGCCTTCTTCTACGACGCCGGTTTCATCAACACCGACGCCTACGACTTCAGCCCGGTCGGCTACAACGACAACTTCGGCGTGGGCATCATGCTCTTCGTCGCCGGCGCCCCGCTGCGCCTCGACTTCGGCATCCCGCTCACGACCGACCGTTTCAACAATCAGGGAAACCAGTTCAATTTCTCCTTCGGCACCCGCTTCTGA
- a CDS encoding OmpH family outer membrane protein: protein MKTMLRTLLTFAALTVGSTALLAQPAVKLSVVDMAKVYDNHYKTEEANAKFRDAEQKAQEQVEELNKQGQTLVDEYKELIDQSKNTLLTAEARTKAEADAQAKLEEIQRKQGEVQNFRTNTQRSLQQRIKTHRDLLLEEITKVVNDIAKRQGSTLVLDRSGPTLFGIPGVLYADPAYDLTEAVLAEVNKDRPAPSAAAPAATPPPRPPLRPLPRVSRSPA from the coding sequence ATGAAAACGATGCTCCGCACCCTCCTGACCTTTGCCGCCCTGACCGTCGGCTCCACCGCCCTGCTCGCGCAGCCGGCCGTGAAGCTCTCCGTCGTCGACATGGCGAAGGTCTACGACAACCACTACAAGACGGAAGAGGCCAACGCCAAGTTCCGCGACGCCGAGCAAAAGGCGCAGGAACAGGTCGAGGAACTCAACAAGCAGGGCCAGACCCTCGTGGATGAGTACAAGGAACTGATCGACCAGTCCAAGAACACCCTCCTCACCGCCGAGGCCCGCACCAAGGCCGAGGCCGATGCCCAGGCCAAGCTCGAGGAGATCCAGCGCAAGCAGGGCGAGGTCCAGAACTTCCGCACCAACACCCAGCGCTCCCTCCAGCAGCGCATCAAGACCCACCGCGACCTCCTCCTCGAGGAGATCACCAAGGTCGTGAATGACATCGCCAAGCGCCAGGGCTCGACCCTCGTCCTCGACCGCTCCGGTCCGACCCTCTTCGGCATCCCCGGCGTCCTCTACGCCGATCCGGCCTACGACCTCACCGAGGCCGTCCTCGCCGAGGTGAACAAGGACCGCCCGGCCCCGAGCGCCGCCGCTCCCGCCGCGACCCCGCCGCCCCGGCCGCCGCTCCGGCCGCTCCCGCGGGTTTCACGGTCCCCGGCGTGA
- a CDS encoding 50S ribosomal protein L25 produces MKKYQLTVTTREGTGRSASRRLRKAEKIPAILYGKHTKPETLAVAAPEFVKLLKQISGRAALIELKRDAGATALSFLQEVQRDPITDKYLHLDLQEVKENEKMIISVNVRVVGEAYGVKTEGGVLDTATKRLRIRTLPKDLPEFIEVDVTELKMGEALHVSGLKPVAGVEFLDAPGQPVVLCVAPPEEEAAPVAAVAAEGAAPAAGAAGAAAPAAGAAGAAAPAAGAAAAPAKGDAKAAAPAAGAKPAAPAKK; encoded by the coding sequence ATGAAAAAATACCAGCTCACCGTCACGACGCGCGAAGGCACCGGCCGCAGCGCCTCCCGTCGCCTCCGCAAGGCCGAGAAGATCCCCGCGATCCTCTATGGCAAGCACACCAAGCCCGAGACCCTGGCCGTCGCCGCGCCGGAGTTCGTCAAGCTGCTCAAGCAGATTTCCGGCCGCGCCGCCCTCATCGAGCTCAAGCGCGATGCCGGCGCCACCGCGCTCTCCTTCCTCCAGGAAGTCCAGCGTGACCCCATCACCGACAAGTATCTCCACCTCGACCTTCAGGAAGTGAAGGAAAACGAGAAGATGATCATCAGCGTCAACGTCCGCGTCGTCGGCGAGGCCTACGGCGTCAAGACCGAGGGCGGCGTGCTCGACACGGCCACCAAGCGCCTGCGCATCCGCACTCTCCCGAAGGATCTCCCCGAGTTCATCGAGGTTGATGTCACCGAGCTCAAGATGGGTGAGGCCCTGCACGTCAGCGGCCTGAAGCCCGTCGCCGGTGTCGAGTTCCTCGACGCCCCCGGCCAGCCCGTGGTGCTCTGCGTCGCCCCGCCGGAAGAAGAGGCCGCTCCGGTCGCCGCCGTCGCCGCCGAGGGTGCCGCTCCCGCCGCTGGTGCGGCTGGTGCCGCCGCCCCCGCCGCGGGTGCCGCCGGTGCCGCGGCTCCTGCCGCCGGTGCCGCCGCCGCGCCCGCCAAGGGCGATGCGAAGGCCGCCGCCCCGGCCGCTGGCGCCAAGCCTGCCGCCCCGGCCAAGAAGTAA
- the lpxD gene encoding UDP-3-O-(3-hydroxymyristoyl)glucosamine N-acyltransferase, with amino-acid sequence MQVAYTPAEIASIVGAQRTAGHATHAVTDIAALTAARAGDLSFLGNTKYKAQVATSAATVILLPLDYAGEPRADQVFLFVENPSVALARLCARIEQSLWPKPIPGIHPSAVIDPTAVVDPTAHIGPLCVIEAGARIGPGTVLQASVFIGQGASLGADCFLLPGAMVAAACTLGRRVRLQPGAVVGSDGFGYEFVNGRHEKVPQIGIVAIGDDVEIGANATLDRARFSRTVVGEGTKIDNLVQIAHNVIIGRHCILCAQVGISGSTTLEDYCVMGGQAGAAGHLTFGKGSKVGAQAGVTTDLAPGSYVLGNPAIPVMLERRIAILSQRLPDLFKRVDRLEQPVRPE; translated from the coding sequence ATGCAGGTCGCCTACACCCCCGCGGAAATCGCCAGCATCGTCGGCGCCCAGCGCACCGCCGGCCACGCCACCCACGCGGTGACCGACATCGCGGCCCTCACCGCCGCCCGGGCCGGCGATCTCTCCTTCCTCGGCAACACCAAGTACAAGGCCCAGGTCGCGACCAGCGCCGCCACGGTCATCCTGCTGCCCCTGGATTATGCCGGCGAGCCCCGGGCCGATCAGGTCTTCCTCTTCGTCGAGAACCCTTCCGTCGCCCTGGCCCGCCTCTGCGCCCGCATCGAGCAGTCCCTCTGGCCCAAGCCCATCCCGGGAATCCATCCCTCCGCCGTGATCGATCCCACCGCGGTGGTCGATCCCACCGCCCATATCGGCCCGCTCTGCGTCATCGAGGCCGGCGCCCGCATCGGTCCGGGCACCGTCCTTCAGGCTTCCGTCTTCATCGGGCAGGGGGCCAGCCTCGGCGCCGACTGCTTCCTCCTGCCGGGGGCCATGGTCGCGGCCGCCTGCACCCTTGGCCGCCGCGTCCGCCTCCAGCCCGGGGCGGTCGTCGGTTCCGACGGTTTTGGGTACGAATTTGTCAACGGCCGGCACGAGAAAGTGCCCCAGATCGGGATCGTGGCCATTGGCGACGACGTCGAGATCGGGGCCAACGCCACCCTCGACCGCGCCCGGTTCAGCCGCACGGTGGTGGGGGAGGGCACCAAGATCGATAATCTCGTCCAAATCGCCCATAACGTGATCATCGGCCGGCACTGCATCCTCTGCGCCCAAGTCGGCATCTCCGGCAGCACCACCTTGGAGGATTATTGCGTGATGGGCGGCCAGGCTGGCGCCGCCGGCCACCTGACCTTCGGCAAGGGCAGCAAGGTGGGGGCCCAGGCGGGCGTCACCACCGACCTGGCTCCCGGGTCCTACGTCCTCGGCAACCCCGCCATCCCCGTCATGCTGGAGCGCCGCATCGCCATCCTCTCGCAGCGCCTGCCCGACCTCTTCAAGCGCGTCGACCGCCTCGAACAGCCCGTCCGGCCAGAATAA
- the dnaB gene encoding replicative DNA helicase encodes MAETSTESRPSYARGSAGGDARGAPRPVSREMPASEEAEQHVLACCLLDGSDTVARCLEARVAADCFYWPANQQIFAGIVELYQKGQPVTLEVLAEELTTRRVFDQVGGFPYLMQVTGKIPTTAHAGYFIEKVREKHLLRELIKTATGAIEQAYGFTGGLEEFVDKVEQELFKVTQDRVSDSAQEIKEAIKDANQVIAKLLMKKGELTGVTSGFKDLDAMTFGFQKQEMIVIAARPSMGKTSFALNIAEAAAMPKPGKGDPVPVLVFSLEMSSSQLALRMLCARSRVNMKLLRDGLVGRDGREVNALGQAAEEFKKTPILIDDSSNLTIMELRAKARRIHARKKLGMVIVDYLQLLNGSDPRAPREQQVAEVSRGLKALAKELDVPVLVLSQLNRSSEKENRTPRLSDLRESGSIEQDADVVLMLSRPKDADEKFQTATGAADLIVAKQRNGPVGDLKLTFLQEITRFENFTP; translated from the coding sequence ATGGCCGAAACCAGCACCGAGTCCCGTCCGTCCTACGCCCGCGGCAGCGCCGGCGGTGACGCGCGCGGTGCCCCCCGGCCGGTCAGCCGCGAGATGCCCGCCAGCGAGGAGGCTGAGCAGCACGTGCTCGCCTGCTGTCTGCTGGACGGCAGCGACACCGTCGCCCGCTGCCTCGAGGCCCGGGTCGCGGCCGATTGCTTTTACTGGCCGGCCAACCAGCAGATCTTCGCCGGCATCGTCGAACTCTACCAGAAGGGCCAGCCCGTCACCCTCGAGGTCCTCGCCGAGGAACTGACCACCCGCCGCGTCTTCGACCAAGTTGGCGGATTCCCGTACCTGATGCAGGTCACGGGCAAGATCCCGACCACCGCCCACGCTGGCTACTTCATCGAGAAGGTCCGCGAGAAGCACCTCCTCCGCGAGCTGATCAAGACCGCCACCGGCGCCATCGAGCAGGCCTACGGCTTCACCGGCGGGCTCGAGGAGTTCGTCGACAAGGTCGAGCAGGAGCTCTTCAAGGTCACCCAGGACCGCGTCAGCGACAGCGCCCAGGAGATCAAGGAGGCCATCAAGGACGCCAACCAGGTCATCGCCAAGCTGCTCATGAAGAAGGGCGAGCTCACCGGCGTCACCTCCGGGTTCAAGGACCTCGACGCCATGACCTTCGGTTTCCAGAAACAGGAAATGATCGTGATCGCGGCCCGCCCCTCCATGGGCAAGACCAGCTTCGCCCTCAACATCGCCGAGGCCGCCGCCATGCCCAAGCCGGGCAAGGGCGACCCCGTGCCGGTCCTCGTGTTCTCTCTGGAAATGAGCTCCTCCCAGCTCGCCCTGCGCATGCTCTGCGCCCGTTCCCGCGTGAACATGAAGCTCCTGCGCGACGGCCTGGTCGGCCGCGACGGCCGCGAGGTCAACGCCCTGGGCCAGGCCGCCGAGGAATTCAAGAAGACCCCCATCCTGATCGACGACTCGAGCAACCTCACGATCATGGAGCTGCGCGCCAAGGCCCGCCGCATCCACGCCCGCAAGAAGCTCGGCATGGTCATCGTCGATTACCTTCAGCTTTTGAACGGCTCCGACCCCCGCGCCCCCCGCGAACAGCAGGTCGCCGAGGTCTCCCGCGGATTAAAGGCCCTTGCCAAGGAACTAGATGTACCGGTCCTAGTCCTAAGTCAGCTTAACCGCTCCTCGGAAAAGGAAAACCGCACCCCCCGACTCTCGGACTTGCGCGAATCCGGCTCCATCGAGCAAGATGCCGACGTAGTGCTGATGCTTTCCCGTCCCAAGGATGCCGACGAAAAATTCCAGACCGCCACCGGGGCGGCGGATTTAATCGTTGCCAAGCAGCGCAACGGACCGGTAGGAGATTTGAAACTGACTTTCCTTCAAGAAATTACGCGCTTTGAAAACTTCACCCCGTAA
- the pth gene encoding aminoacyl-tRNA hydrolase, with product MSVTLIAGLGNPGREYAATRHNLGFAVVDALAAAEGLKWKSDSRFESLTARWDVRPGVTRLLVKPQTFMNESGRALRALLDFHKVASDTLIVAYDDLNIDLGLVKVSVTGSAGGHNGVASLLEHLGGGFVRYRLGIGGPRPAGMDLKDYVLGKFTAEETTLIDQKTTTFVDGLRLLLTSTPAHAMNLLNRRDHHEPDQP from the coding sequence ATGTCCGTCACGCTGATCGCTGGACTGGGCAACCCCGGGCGCGAATACGCCGCCACCCGCCACAACCTCGGCTTTGCCGTGGTTGACGCGCTGGCCGCCGCCGAGGGTCTCAAGTGGAAATCCGATTCCCGCTTCGAGTCCCTCACCGCCCGCTGGGATGTCCGCCCCGGCGTCACGCGACTCCTCGTCAAGCCGCAGACCTTCATGAACGAAAGCGGGCGCGCCCTCCGCGCCCTGCTCGACTTCCACAAGGTCGCGTCTGACACCCTCATTGTGGCCTACGACGATCTCAACATCGACCTGGGCCTCGTGAAAGTGTCGGTGACCGGCAGCGCCGGCGGCCACAACGGTGTCGCCTCCCTGCTCGAGCATCTCGGCGGCGGCTTCGTCCGCTACCGGCTCGGCATCGGCGGCCCGCGCCCCGCGGGGATGGACCTCAAGGATTACGTGCTCGGTAAATTTACAGCTGAAGAAACCACTCTCATAGACCAAAAAACAACCACTTTCGTGGACGGCCTCCGTCTGCTCCTCACGAGCACCCCGGCCCACGCCATGAACCTCCTCAACCGCCGCGACCACCATGAGCCAGACCAACCGTAA
- the rplI gene encoding 50S ribosomal protein L9 encodes MANAEVLLLQPVDGLGAEGDQVKVRAGYARNFLLPQGKAVPLTVANRKQVEALKKARGLREAKELDGAQALAKQIEKAGIAIAVKTGEGGKLFGAVTTNDIHEKLTAAGITIEKRRIHLGQPIKALGKHAVNIRLHSEVTVELTFDVVSENPIEPAAAS; translated from the coding sequence ATGGCTAACGCAGAAGTTCTCCTCCTCCAACCCGTCGACGGTCTGGGCGCCGAAGGCGACCAGGTCAAAGTCCGCGCCGGTTACGCGCGCAATTTCCTCCTGCCCCAGGGCAAGGCGGTCCCCCTCACCGTGGCCAACCGCAAGCAGGTTGAGGCCCTCAAGAAGGCCCGCGGTCTCCGCGAGGCCAAGGAGCTCGACGGCGCCCAGGCGCTCGCCAAGCAGATCGAGAAGGCCGGCATCGCCATCGCCGTGAAGACCGGCGAGGGCGGCAAGCTCTTCGGCGCCGTCACCACGAACGACATCCACGAGAAGCTGACCGCCGCCGGCATCACGATCGAGAAGCGCCGCATCCACCTCGGCCAGCCCATCAAGGCCCTCGGCAAGCACGCGGTGAACATCCGCCTGCATTCCGAAGTCACCGTCGAGCTCACCTTCGACGTCGTATCCGAGAACCCGATCGAGCCGGCCGCCGCCTCGTAA
- a CDS encoding single-stranded DNA-binding protein: MANLNKVMLIGNLTRDPELRVTPKGTAICTFSIAVNRKFKDDSGGEREEVTYIDIEAWGKSGENISKYCTKGRPLFVEGRLRLDQWEDKTTKEKRSRMKVVLENFQFLGGGRGEGGAPGGEGGEPRSYAPRAGAAPSARPAAPAPQENLDEDVPF, translated from the coding sequence ATGGCCAATCTCAACAAAGTCATGCTCATCGGCAACCTGACGCGCGACCCGGAACTCCGGGTCACGCCGAAGGGCACCGCCATCTGCACGTTCAGCATCGCGGTCAACCGCAAGTTCAAGGACGACAGCGGCGGCGAGCGCGAAGAGGTGACCTACATCGACATCGAGGCCTGGGGCAAGTCCGGCGAGAATATCTCCAAGTATTGCACCAAGGGCCGCCCGCTCTTCGTCGAGGGCCGGCTCCGCCTCGACCAGTGGGAAGACAAGACCACCAAGGAAAAGCGCAGCCGCATGAAGGTCGTCCTCGAGAACTTCCAGTTCCTCGGCGGCGGTCGCGGTGAAGGTGGCGCCCCGGGTGGGGAGGGTGGGGAACCCCGTTCCTACGCCCCCCGCGCCGGCGCCGCGCCCAGCGCGCGTCCCGCCGCCCCGGCCCCCCAGGAAAACCTGGACGAAGACGTTCCGTTTTAA
- the rpsF gene encoding 30S ribosomal protein S6 has product MSQTNRNYKATFILDNRGKEDSVDQIIETVKKEITAVQGEVTAVENLGRRDFIRVTDDKFPAGVYVQVNFSGPAAAPAQLHERLRLNGTVYRALVESV; this is encoded by the coding sequence ATGAGCCAGACCAACCGTAACTACAAAGCCACCTTCATCCTCGACAACCGGGGCAAGGAAGACTCCGTCGACCAGATCATCGAGACCGTGAAGAAGGAAATCACGGCCGTGCAGGGCGAGGTCACCGCCGTCGAGAACCTCGGCCGCCGCGACTTCATCCGCGTCACCGACGACAAGTTCCCCGCGGGCGTCTACGTCCAGGTCAACTTCTCGGGCCCCGCCGCCGCCCCCGCGCAGCTCCACGAGCGCCTCCGCCTCAACGGCACCGTCTACCGCGCCCTCGTCGAGAGCGTCTAA